Proteins from a genomic interval of Psychrobacter fulvigenes:
- a CDS encoding DUF6691 family protein, producing the protein MLKNIIGLLAGLLFGFGLLISGMTDPVKVQGFLDVFGAWDISLALVMGGGLAVAIVGVQLAKRQQTSWIGTSIDMPSKTVITKPLIIGAMLFGIGWGLVGICPGPGIVLLGTGQWQAYVFIPAMILGMLIYQWLEPKLG; encoded by the coding sequence ATGCTAAAAAATATAATTGGATTACTAGCAGGGTTATTATTTGGATTTGGACTGCTGATATCGGGCATGACTGACCCTGTTAAGGTACAAGGCTTCTTGGACGTGTTTGGTGCGTGGGATATCTCCTTGGCACTGGTGATGGGTGGCGGCTTGGCAGTCGCTATCGTTGGCGTGCAGTTGGCTAAGCGTCAGCAGACCAGTTGGATTGGTACATCAATCGATATGCCAAGCAAAACAGTCATTACGAAGCCGCTTATTATTGGGGCGATGCTGTTTGGTATCGGCTGGGGTCTTGTTGGTATTTGCCCTGGACCAGGTATAGTACTGCTCGGTACTGGACAGTGGCAAGCTTATGTCTTTATCCCAGCGATGATCCTTGGTATGCTGATATATCAATGGCTTGAGCCCAAGCTTGGCTAA